The Petrocella atlantisensis genome has a window encoding:
- a CDS encoding response regulator transcription factor, producing MALELFSQSLIHLVLLDIMMPGIDGFEVLKEIRKISDVPVIMLTAKKEEIDRIKGFEQGADDYVLKPFSPRELMGRIKVLLKRVYHESETMVYRYKDLSLHIGSMKLYKNQEEITITSAEYGLLCAFFKNQGQVLSREQLIGLAYGQNYDGYDRNVDSYIKRIRQKIETDPKAPEILITKYGAGYMFGGK from the coding sequence TTGGCCCTTGAGCTTTTTAGTCAGTCTTTGATTCATCTTGTCCTACTGGACATCATGATGCCTGGCATTGACGGATTTGAGGTCTTAAAAGAGATTCGAAAAATATCCGACGTGCCGGTGATTATGTTGACAGCAAAAAAAGAAGAGATAGATCGAATTAAGGGTTTTGAACAAGGTGCAGATGATTATGTACTTAAGCCTTTTAGTCCGAGGGAGCTCATGGGAAGAATTAAAGTTCTACTTAAAAGGGTTTATCATGAATCAGAGACCATGGTATACAGATACAAAGATTTAAGTCTGCATATAGGAAGCATGAAGCTATACAAAAATCAAGAGGAAATCACCATCACCTCTGCTGAGTATGGCTTGTTGTGCGCATTTTTTAAAAACCAAGGTCAGGTTCTAAGTAGAGAGCAGTTGATTGGATTGGCTTATGGACAGAATTATGATGGGTATGACCGTAACGTTGACAGTTATATAAAACGCATTCGTCAAAAAATAGAAACCGACCCCAAAGCGCCTGAAATACTGATAACAAAATATGGCGCCGGCTACATGTTTGGAGGTAAATGA
- a CDS encoding DUF1295 domain-containing protein encodes MFIQALIILFIYFTGLFLLGQVLSDNSIVDIGWGGGFVILAIAGLILGKQLSAVHLLTTAFVLLWGVRLVIHLAKRNIGKPEDYRYVQMRARWGNKWPRLKAFLNVYMLQMVVMYVVALPIIALVGKSVDLGIFSLIGSIVFVIGYLFEVIGDEQLRRFKALPENRGKIITSGLWRYTRHPNYFGEAMIWWGIYLTVLEAPGTTWTFIGPLLITLFLRYVSGVPLLEKKYKDREDFKAYKAVTPVFVPWFPKKM; translated from the coding sequence ATGTTTATACAAGCTTTAATTATACTTTTTATATATTTTACAGGTCTGTTTCTACTCGGACAGGTTTTATCGGACAACTCCATTGTTGACATTGGATGGGGTGGTGGTTTTGTGATTCTGGCCATTGCCGGCTTGATTCTTGGTAAGCAATTAAGTGCAGTGCATTTACTCACCACGGCTTTTGTTCTTCTGTGGGGTGTGAGGTTGGTAATACACTTGGCTAAACGTAACATCGGCAAACCCGAAGATTATAGATATGTTCAGATGCGTGCTAGATGGGGCAACAAATGGCCTAGGTTAAAAGCTTTTTTGAATGTTTATATGCTCCAGATGGTGGTTATGTATGTGGTAGCACTTCCGATTATTGCGCTTGTAGGTAAATCAGTTGATCTAGGTATTTTTTCTTTAATTGGAAGTATCGTTTTTGTTATTGGTTATCTTTTTGAGGTGATTGGTGATGAACAACTAAGGCGGTTTAAAGCTTTGCCGGAGAATAGAGGTAAGATTATTACGTCAGGTTTATGGCGATATACTAGGCATCCTAATTATTTTGGTGAAGCTATGATTTGGTGGGGTATTTATTTGACTGTATTAGAAGCACCCGGCACAACTTGGACTTTTATTGGTCCGTTGTTGATCACTCTTTTTTTAAGGTATGTATCCGGTGTTCCATTGCTTGAGAAGAAGTATAAGGATCGAGAGGATTTCAAGGCTTATAAGGCGGTGACACCGGTTTTTGTTCCCTGGTTTCCTAAGAAGATGTAG
- a CDS encoding SHOCT domain-containing protein, with amino-acid sequence MMMFQRGFQGGYRGGACWSGGYLGYGWHMLIMAVVLLTIIFTVIYLVNKSTHRHDNKDVLDILKMKYVQGDLTEEEYTKKKDLLLKK; translated from the coding sequence ATGATGATGTTTCAAAGAGGTTTTCAAGGCGGTTATAGAGGTGGTGCGTGTTGGTCAGGTGGTTACTTAGGTTACGGCTGGCATATGCTGATTATGGCGGTTGTCTTATTGACAATCATTTTTACAGTTATTTATTTGGTTAATAAATCAACCCATAGACATGACAACAAAGATGTTCTGGATATTTTGAAAATGAAATATGTTCAAGGTGACCTGACTGAAGAAGAATATACTAAGAAAAAAGATCTGCTGTTAAAAAAATAG
- a CDS encoding response regulator transcription factor, protein MKYQIMMVEDQKEIRDIVIKYLEKEDYEVLVAEDGL, encoded by the coding sequence ATGAAATATCAGATTATGATGGTTGAAGATCAAAAAGAGATTCGAGATATTGTTATAAAATATCTCGAGAAAGAAGATTACGAAGTTCTCGTAGCAGAAGATGGTTTATAA
- a CDS encoding SHOCT domain-containing protein: MMLLVFALIGFGIYYMVKEQKVTGFRSDAKTGPEETLKQRYATGEIDEETFTRMMKTIKG, encoded by the coding sequence ATGATGTTACTCGTATTTGCACTGATTGGATTTGGTATTTATTATATGGTAAAAGAACAAAAGGTTACTGGGTTTAGAAGCGATGCTAAGACAGGTCCGGAAGAAACCTTGAAGCAAAGATACGCAACTGGCGAAATAGATGAAGAGACTTTCACGAGAATGATGAAGACCATTAAAGGTTAA
- a CDS encoding sensor histidine kinase, producing MMVSIRQQWLSVLIFIAVLSVAVNALVLSALINRYFLEYTTKNYEAHVEQITLYSQRSLQNLDVNKNQMVMDMETHLSDPITSIKLYDALGELLIEVSKDQRFGPDMMREGMMSSMMGGFFEEMDRIDLKDDTGAKIGQLNILRYSSLENSMATRMFRVALFTNSLISVGLVIIMSVVIGLIVSKKMSRDLKDTSVLAQKIDIGEDLEIHSSKVMEIRIIQERLEALRSKLKLKQRSRKNLTDALLHQTRTPLTILKSHFEGYEDGLIHFTEDEIKTCENQIEDLTVIIENMSGMIDADQDMDEVRVEEIDVHAMLTRIVKGLSVQFERKGITLMLNSHEKIKIKSDPYKLSQAIYNILTNAYKYTNGNGRVVVNYQEKDGRVCISVKDDGIGIEKEEIGQIFNAYYRGGNANKTQGEGIGLHVVKENLKSIQGTVDVTSMLNVGTEFTIKIPKVI from the coding sequence ATGATGGTATCAATAAGACAACAATGGTTGAGTGTTCTTATATTTATAGCGGTACTATCTGTCGCCGTTAATGCATTGGTTCTAAGTGCGCTTATAAACAGATATTTTCTTGAATATACCACAAAAAACTATGAAGCACATGTAGAACAGATTACTTTATACTCACAGAGAAGCCTGCAGAATTTAGATGTGAATAAAAATCAAATGGTTATGGATATGGAAACACATCTTAGTGATCCGATTACAAGTATTAAGTTATATGATGCCCTAGGCGAACTTCTTATTGAAGTATCTAAAGATCAGAGATTCGGACCGGACATGATGCGAGAAGGTATGATGTCTAGTATGATGGGTGGCTTCTTTGAAGAAATGGATCGTATTGATCTCAAAGATGATACAGGCGCAAAAATTGGTCAACTCAATATCTTGCGCTATAGCTCACTAGAGAATTCTATGGCAACAAGGATGTTTAGAGTAGCTCTATTTACCAACAGTTTGATATCTGTTGGGCTTGTGATAATTATGTCTGTTGTTATAGGGTTGATTGTTAGCAAGAAAATGAGCAGGGATCTTAAAGATACATCTGTGTTAGCACAGAAGATTGATATAGGAGAAGATTTGGAAATCCATTCATCTAAAGTCATGGAAATCCGAATCATACAGGAGCGTTTGGAAGCACTTCGATCCAAATTGAAGCTTAAACAAAGGAGTCGAAAAAATCTGACAGATGCCCTGCTCCATCAAACAAGAACACCCTTAACGATCTTGAAGTCTCATTTTGAAGGCTATGAAGATGGATTAATACATTTTACTGAAGATGAAATCAAAACCTGTGAGAATCAGATTGAAGATTTAACGGTTATAATCGAGAACATGAGTGGTATGATCGATGCTGACCAAGATATGGATGAGGTTAGGGTTGAGGAAATTGATGTTCATGCGATGCTTACAAGAATTGTAAAAGGATTATCGGTTCAATTTGAAAGAAAAGGCATAACACTGATGCTTAATAGTCATGAAAAGATAAAAATAAAATCAGACCCTTACAAGTTAAGCCAAGCAATTTACAATATATTGACCAATGCCTATAAGTATACGAATGGTAATGGCAGAGTCGTTGTAAACTATCAAGAAAAAGACGGCCGTGTCTGTATTAGTGTGAAAGATGATGGCATAGGTATAGAAAAAGAAGAAATTGGCCAAATCTTTAATGCTTACTATAGAGGTGGTAATGCAAACAAAACACAAGGTGAAGGCATCGGGTTGCATGTTGTGAAGGAGAATCTAAAAAGCATCCAAGGCACAGTAGATGTGACTTCAATGCTTAATGTTGGAACTGAGTTTACGATTAAGATACCTAAAGTGATTTAG